A portion of the Leptospira broomii serovar Hurstbridge str. 5399 genome contains these proteins:
- a CDS encoding glutathione S-transferase N-terminal domain-containing protein — MELLYTKTSPFARKVRIFAIEKEIPLKLTEENPYEKRSFLLEKNPAGKIPVLLRENGEPLIDSFVICEYIDLLNDSPIFIPRNGEERFEVLHRAAIADAMLEAGLALYVEKNNHGNDINLKFQRNKELAVQTYLRFFEDRIDDLKTFQFDTISLICALGSITFRIPELVDYSKFSKLSNWSQEISRRKSVSDTVPQLG; from the coding sequence GTGGAACTATTATACACTAAGACTTCTCCATTCGCTCGTAAAGTCAGAATTTTCGCAATAGAAAAAGAAATACCATTGAAACTCACTGAGGAGAATCCGTATGAAAAGAGATCCTTTCTTCTGGAAAAAAATCCTGCCGGAAAAATTCCCGTCTTACTGAGGGAGAACGGCGAACCGCTTATTGATAGTTTTGTAATCTGCGAATATATCGATTTACTCAACGACTCGCCGATCTTCATCCCTAGAAACGGAGAGGAGAGATTCGAAGTATTACATAGAGCTGCGATAGCGGATGCTATGTTGGAGGCGGGACTGGCTCTTTATGTGGAGAAAAATAATCACGGCAATGATATAAATTTAAAATTTCAAAGGAACAAGGAATTGGCGGTTCAAACATACTTACGATTTTTTGAAGATAGAATCGACGATTTGAAAACTTTTCAATTCGATACTATATCATTGATCTGTGCACTGGGATCCATAACGTTCCGAATTCCGGAACTTGTGGATTATTCGAAATTTTCGAAACTATCAAATTGGTCGCAAGAGATCAGTCGTCGAAAAAGTGTTTCAGACACCGTTCCACAACTAGGATAG
- a CDS encoding TfoX/Sxy family protein, giving the protein MAYSETLAIRIRAALAHLQNLEEKKMFRGICFMLNDKMCICVSNDEIMCRIDPDIYESVLEKKKCRPMIHNGKVMKGFVYVNEKDIKSKKEFQYWIDLSLDFNGRAKASPKRKKKKALGFKLP; this is encoded by the coding sequence ATGGCATACAGCGAAACACTAGCGATCCGGATACGAGCGGCCTTAGCCCACCTACAAAATTTGGAAGAAAAGAAAATGTTTCGAGGAATATGCTTTATGTTAAACGACAAGATGTGCATTTGCGTATCAAACGATGAAATAATGTGTCGTATCGATCCGGATATATACGAGTCCGTTTTAGAAAAAAAGAAATGTCGGCCGATGATTCATAACGGTAAGGTAATGAAGGGATTTGTATACGTTAACGAGAAGGATATAAAATCAAAAAAAGAGTTTCAGTATTGGATCGATCTATCGCTTGATTTTAACGGTAGAGCAAAAGCCTCCCCTAAAAGAAAGAAGAAGAAGGCACTCGGCTTTAAGTTACCTTAG
- a CDS encoding SCO family protein yields the protein MKTELWKITIVGAALILASFYFISVKPKRMLEVDRIAPSFPLSLKGEAATDIRDILIGKENLIYFGYLNCKSICHGTLAKLKSTLTRRADLRLIFISLDPKNDSQKRFKEYFAEDEKRSILIRTESMEQSFELARRFGVQAFPNEQSGEIDHSDSILWINSKGRIKGIFLEFNKWWNLESEDEFIRILKNNQDERE from the coding sequence ATGAAGACGGAATTATGGAAAATAACGATAGTGGGAGCCGCATTGATCCTTGCATCATTCTATTTTATTTCCGTTAAACCCAAAAGGATGTTGGAAGTTGACCGAATCGCCCCGTCCTTTCCGTTGAGTCTAAAGGGTGAAGCCGCCACCGATATACGGGATATTCTAATTGGAAAGGAGAATCTTATCTATTTCGGATATTTGAACTGTAAATCCATCTGCCACGGAACTTTAGCTAAATTGAAAAGCACACTTACCAGAAGAGCGGATCTACGTCTGATATTTATCAGCTTAGATCCGAAGAACGATTCGCAGAAACGTTTCAAGGAGTATTTCGCCGAGGACGAAAAACGATCCATCCTGATCCGTACGGAATCGATGGAACAATCGTTCGAACTCGCTAGACGTTTCGGGGTCCAGGCGTTTCCGAACGAACAATCGGGAGAAATAGATCATTCCGATTCGATATTGTGGATAAATTCCAAGGGACGAATTAAGGGCATTTTTTTGGAATTCAATAAGTGGTGGAATCTTGAAAGCGAAGACGAATTTATAAGAATATTAAAAAATAATCAAGACGAAAGAGAATAA